Proteins from one Arthrobacter sp. DNA4 genomic window:
- a CDS encoding DUF2461 domain-containing protein yields MNTFAGIPPEAFRFYAQLEDNNNRDWWLEHKATYDASVKEPLTLLLSELEPEFGPAKLFRPNRDIRFSLDKSPYKTAQGAFAARQEGVGFYLQINADGLLIGGGYHSHTPAQLARFRAAADASASGAALQDIFDAVAGAGFAIEGEKLKTVPRGFDKDHPRAELLKHKSLSAGVEMGKPEWVSTPAAKEQIAERWRQLRPLVEWVGRYAAP; encoded by the coding sequence ATGAACACTTTCGCAGGCATTCCCCCGGAAGCCTTCCGCTTCTACGCGCAGCTGGAGGACAACAACAACCGCGACTGGTGGCTGGAACACAAAGCAACGTACGACGCATCAGTCAAGGAACCGCTCACCCTCCTGCTCTCCGAGCTGGAGCCCGAGTTCGGACCTGCCAAGCTTTTCCGCCCCAACCGGGACATCCGCTTCTCACTGGACAAGTCGCCATACAAAACCGCCCAGGGGGCATTCGCCGCCCGCCAGGAAGGCGTGGGTTTCTATCTCCAAATCAATGCCGACGGACTGTTGATCGGTGGCGGCTACCACTCCCACACGCCCGCCCAGCTGGCCCGGTTCCGCGCGGCCGCTGACGCCTCCGCCAGCGGCGCCGCCCTGCAGGACATTTTTGATGCCGTGGCCGGGGCCGGTTTTGCCATCGAAGGCGAGAAGCTGAAAACCGTCCCGCGGGGTTTCGACAAGGACCATCCCCGCGCCGAACTGCTTAAGCACAAATCACTGTCCGCGGGTGTCGAGATGGGCAAGCCGGAGTGGGTGTCCACACCGGCCGCCAAAGAGCAGATCGCGGAACGCTGGCGGCAGCTGCGGCCGCTCGTGGAATGGGTGGGACGGTACGCGGCGCCGTAA
- a CDS encoding DUF779 domain-containing protein, whose amino-acid sequence MPAEGLAAAVTLPGEDFSRVALTPAAVDLLRMLWDKHGALMFHQSGGCCDGSSPMCYPAGDFITGDADVLLGLFDLSDGLQPLPLEFWMSREQFNYWSHTHLTIDVVPGRGSGFSVEAPEGKRFLIRSTLMDWPS is encoded by the coding sequence ATGCCAGCTGAAGGGCTCGCTGCCGCCGTGACGCTGCCCGGGGAAGATTTTTCCCGGGTGGCGCTCACGCCGGCTGCCGTGGACCTGCTCCGGATGCTCTGGGACAAGCATGGGGCGCTCATGTTCCACCAGTCCGGCGGCTGCTGCGACGGGTCCTCGCCCATGTGCTATCCGGCCGGGGACTTCATCACGGGGGACGCGGATGTCCTGCTGGGGCTGTTCGATCTTTCGGACGGTCTGCAGCCCCTGCCGCTGGAGTTCTGGATGTCCCGTGAGCAGTTCAACTACTGGAGCCACACCCATCTGACCATCGACGTCGTACCCGGACGCGGGAGCGGCTTTTCCGTTGAAGCGCCTGAAGGTAAACGCTTCCTGATCCGGTCAACACTGATGGACTGGCCGTCCTAG
- the efeB gene encoding iron uptake transporter deferrochelatase/peroxidase subunit — MEPPKGERPTAAARLSRRGLFGIAGLGGAAAGLAAGFLGHDAVAASAAPPAADSPVVPFHGDHQAGITTPAQDRLHMAAFDVTTTRREELIQLLKDWTRAAEALTEGRPAGATGAVDGPYGAPPEDTGEALDLNAGKLTLTFGFGAGLFEKDGAARFGLDGRRPEALIDLPHFPGDDLDPARSGGDLVVQACADDPQVAVHAIRNLARIGFGKVRVRWSQLGFGRTSSTTRAQQTPRNLFGFKDGTNNLKVEDDQLLDQHVWATAGRPEDAWLAGGSYLVARRIRMHIETWDRTSLGEQEGLIGRTKGTGAPLSGGEEFTEPDFARQGKGGKPLIPLDSHMRMAHPSRNSGVRMLRRGYNYTDGSDGVGHLDAGLFFIAFVTDPRSHYVPMQMAMAKGDTLAVEYLKHTGSGLFAVPGGVKPGGFIGDGLFR; from the coding sequence TTGGAGCCCCCCAAGGGGGAACGGCCGACGGCGGCCGCGCGCCTTAGCAGGCGCGGCCTGTTTGGCATCGCCGGACTGGGCGGGGCTGCGGCGGGACTTGCGGCCGGCTTCCTTGGCCACGACGCGGTGGCGGCCTCCGCGGCACCTCCCGCCGCCGACAGTCCGGTGGTCCCCTTCCACGGGGACCACCAGGCCGGCATCACCACCCCCGCCCAGGACCGCCTGCACATGGCCGCGTTCGACGTCACCACCACCAGGCGCGAAGAACTCATCCAGCTGCTCAAGGACTGGACGCGCGCGGCCGAAGCCCTGACCGAAGGCCGCCCGGCCGGCGCGACCGGTGCGGTGGACGGCCCCTACGGCGCTCCGCCGGAGGACACCGGCGAGGCTTTGGACCTCAACGCGGGCAAGCTGACGCTGACGTTCGGCTTCGGCGCCGGCCTGTTCGAAAAGGACGGCGCGGCCCGGTTTGGGCTGGACGGCCGGCGGCCCGAGGCCCTGATCGACCTGCCGCACTTCCCCGGCGACGACCTGGACCCCGCCCGCAGCGGCGGCGACCTGGTGGTCCAGGCCTGCGCCGACGACCCCCAGGTGGCCGTCCATGCCATCCGGAACCTGGCCAGGATCGGGTTCGGAAAGGTCCGGGTGCGCTGGTCCCAGCTGGGATTCGGGCGAACCTCGTCCACCACCCGCGCCCAGCAGACCCCGCGGAACCTCTTCGGCTTCAAGGACGGCACCAACAACCTCAAGGTCGAGGACGACCAGCTGCTGGACCAGCACGTGTGGGCCACGGCCGGCCGGCCGGAGGATGCCTGGCTGGCGGGCGGCAGCTACCTGGTGGCGCGGCGGATCCGGATGCACATCGAGACCTGGGACCGGACGTCGCTGGGCGAGCAGGAGGGCCTGATCGGCAGGACCAAGGGCACGGGCGCACCCCTGTCCGGCGGCGAGGAGTTCACCGAGCCCGACTTCGCCCGGCAAGGCAAAGGCGGCAAACCCCTGATTCCGCTCGATTCGCACATGCGGATGGCCCACCCCAGCCGGAACAGCGGCGTGAGAATGCTGCGCCGGGGCTACAACTACACCGACGGTTCCGACGGCGTGGGCCATCTCGATGCGGGCCTGTTCTTCATTGCCTTCGTCACCGATCCCCGGAGCCACTACGTCCCGATGCAGATGGCGATGGCCAAGGGCGACACCCTGGCGGTGGAGTACCTGAAGCACACGGGTTCGGGACTGTTCGCCGTTCCCGGCGGGGTGAAGCCCGGCGGATTCATCGGGGACGGCCTGTTCAGGTAG
- the adhP gene encoding alcohol dehydrogenase AdhP has protein sequence MTTTMQAAVVTEFGTDLSIQDIAIPTAGPGQALVKVLTTGVCHTDLHAAEGDWPVKPSPPFVPGHEGVGEVVALGEGVSNLAIGDLVGNAWLWSACGDCQYCRSGWETLCEAQQNGGYSVDGSFGEYMLVDSRFAARIPAGSDPVEVAPVLCAGVTVYKGLKMTETRPGQWVTISGIGGLGHIAVQYAVAMGLRVAAVDIADDKLALAKAHGAELTVNALHEDPAEVIQRETGGCHGVLVTAVHPSAFGQAIGMARRGGTIVFNGLPPGDFPAPIFEIVLKGLTVRGSIVGTRQDMEEALDFYARGKIHPTVSVRELSEVNAVLDEMKHAKIDGRVVLRF, from the coding sequence ATGACGACGACAATGCAAGCAGCAGTAGTAACCGAATTCGGCACGGACCTGTCGATCCAGGACATCGCCATTCCCACGGCGGGGCCGGGACAGGCCCTGGTCAAGGTCCTGACCACCGGCGTCTGCCACACCGACCTCCATGCCGCGGAAGGCGACTGGCCGGTCAAACCCTCCCCTCCGTTCGTCCCCGGGCACGAAGGCGTGGGTGAAGTAGTGGCACTGGGTGAGGGGGTGTCCAACCTCGCCATCGGTGACTTGGTGGGCAACGCCTGGCTGTGGTCGGCCTGCGGCGACTGCCAGTACTGCCGTAGCGGGTGGGAAACCCTGTGCGAGGCGCAGCAGAACGGCGGGTACAGCGTGGACGGCTCCTTCGGGGAGTACATGCTGGTGGACTCCCGGTTCGCGGCGCGCATACCGGCGGGATCCGACCCCGTCGAGGTGGCGCCGGTGCTTTGCGCCGGCGTCACCGTCTACAAGGGGCTGAAGATGACCGAGACCCGGCCGGGCCAGTGGGTCACCATTTCCGGCATCGGCGGCCTGGGGCACATCGCAGTCCAGTACGCCGTGGCCATGGGACTCCGGGTTGCGGCCGTGGACATCGCCGACGACAAGCTGGCCCTGGCCAAGGCCCACGGCGCTGAACTCACGGTCAACGCCCTGCATGAGGACCCGGCGGAGGTAATCCAGCGGGAGACAGGAGGCTGCCATGGAGTTCTGGTCACTGCGGTGCACCCGTCAGCGTTCGGACAGGCCATCGGGATGGCCCGCCGCGGCGGCACCATCGTGTTCAACGGACTGCCGCCGGGGGATTTCCCGGCGCCGATCTTCGAGATTGTGCTCAAGGGACTGACTGTCCGCGGCTCGATCGTCGGCACCCGGCAGGACATGGAGGAAGCCCTGGACTTCTATGCCCGCGGGAAGATCCACCCCACCGTGTCCGTGCGGGAACTGTCGGAGGTCAATGCCGTGCTTGATGAGATGAAGCACGCCAAGATCGACGGCCGCGTGGTGCTGAGGTTCTGA
- a CDS encoding Fur family transcriptional regulator codes for MTEHFDGQDAWAAALRAHGRRVTKQRLAVLAAVERHPHSPAESILAAARTELPELTAQSVYVVLGDLTDLHMLRRFEPPHSPALYETRVDDNHHHAICISCGRVEDVDCAVGHAPCLTPHWNPDAKPMTIQIADVMYQGICQECQQAQQLPPHSPSQEKEK; via the coding sequence ATGACGGAGCACTTTGATGGCCAGGACGCATGGGCTGCGGCCCTGCGCGCCCATGGCCGCAGGGTGACCAAGCAGCGGCTCGCTGTACTCGCCGCCGTCGAACGCCACCCGCATTCCCCAGCCGAAAGCATCCTTGCCGCCGCCCGGACCGAACTGCCGGAACTGACGGCCCAGTCCGTCTATGTGGTCCTCGGCGACCTGACGGACCTGCACATGCTGCGCCGGTTCGAGCCGCCCCACTCCCCCGCCCTGTACGAGACACGGGTGGACGACAACCACCACCACGCCATCTGCATCAGTTGCGGCCGCGTGGAAGACGTGGACTGCGCCGTCGGCCACGCCCCCTGCCTCACGCCGCACTGGAATCCGGACGCCAAGCCGATGACCATCCAGATCGCCGACGTCATGTACCAGGGCATCTGCCAGGAGTGCCAGCAGGCCCAACAACTTCCTCCCCACAGTCCCTCGCAAGAAAAAGAGAAATAG
- a CDS encoding amino acid permease, producing MNLLRTKSIEQSIADADEPGRKLKRSLSTWDLMIMGVAVAVGAGIFSVGAKAAANFAGPAVTLSFAIAAVTCALAIMCYAEFATAIPVAGSAYVFTYATMGELLAWIIGWNLILELFTAAAVIAKYWGIYLSKVFALTGLDIPPAISLAGVDLYWGAFLIVAIFTVLLVLGTKLSARVGNIFTLIKIAVVLFVIVVGFTYVKFENYTPFVPAAEPTAGTGAADVLKQSFFGFLTGAAPAQYGTMGIFAGAALVFFAFIGFDVVATSAEEVKNPQKTLPRGIFGGLALVTLLYILVSLALTGMVSYTQLAEAKSPTLTTAFEAVGDTSAAKVIAFGSLVGLTTVIMVLLMGLSRVVLAMSRDGLLPRALSKTSDKRSTPVRLQVICGAAVALVAGLTNVDLLEEMINIGTLSAFVVVSLGILVLRKKRPDLKPAFRVPLGKVLPIVSAVLCLYLMTNLAVETWIFFAFWLVLGLAIYFAYGQRHSRLNERFAEANASVNGAPGMASRTATESDDEDELSRT from the coding sequence ATGAACCTTCTGCGGACAAAATCCATCGAGCAGTCGATTGCCGACGCCGATGAGCCGGGACGCAAGCTTAAGCGTTCCCTCAGCACCTGGGACCTCATGATCATGGGCGTCGCCGTTGCTGTCGGCGCCGGCATCTTCTCGGTCGGCGCAAAGGCCGCCGCCAACTTTGCAGGTCCCGCCGTTACCCTGTCCTTCGCGATCGCCGCCGTCACGTGCGCGCTGGCCATCATGTGCTACGCCGAGTTCGCCACGGCCATTCCCGTAGCGGGATCCGCCTACGTCTTCACCTACGCCACCATGGGTGAGCTCCTTGCCTGGATCATCGGCTGGAACCTGATCCTGGAACTGTTCACCGCCGCTGCCGTGATCGCCAAGTACTGGGGGATCTACCTCAGCAAGGTGTTCGCCCTCACCGGCCTGGACATCCCGCCGGCCATCTCGCTGGCGGGCGTGGACCTCTACTGGGGCGCATTCCTCATCGTGGCCATCTTCACCGTGCTGCTGGTGCTGGGCACCAAGCTCTCCGCCCGTGTGGGCAACATCTTCACCCTGATCAAGATCGCCGTGGTGCTGTTCGTGATCGTGGTGGGCTTCACCTACGTGAAGTTCGAAAACTACACCCCCTTCGTTCCGGCAGCCGAGCCCACGGCCGGCACCGGCGCCGCAGACGTCCTGAAGCAGTCCTTCTTTGGCTTCCTGACCGGAGCTGCCCCCGCCCAGTACGGCACCATGGGCATCTTCGCCGGTGCCGCCCTGGTGTTCTTCGCCTTCATAGGCTTCGACGTGGTGGCCACCTCCGCCGAGGAAGTGAAGAACCCGCAGAAGACCCTGCCCCGCGGCATCTTCGGCGGCCTGGCACTGGTCACGCTGCTCTACATCCTCGTGTCCCTGGCCCTGACCGGCATGGTGTCCTACACCCAGCTGGCCGAAGCCAAGAGCCCCACCCTCACCACGGCCTTCGAGGCAGTGGGAGACACCTCCGCGGCCAAGGTCATCGCCTTTGGTTCCCTCGTGGGCCTGACCACCGTGATCATGGTGCTCCTCATGGGCCTGTCCCGCGTGGTGCTGGCCATGAGCCGCGACGGCCTGCTGCCCCGGGCGCTGTCCAAGACCAGCGACAAGCGGTCCACTCCAGTGCGCCTCCAGGTCATCTGCGGTGCCGCGGTGGCGCTGGTTGCAGGCCTCACCAACGTGGACCTGCTCGAGGAAATGATCAACATCGGCACGCTGTCCGCGTTCGTGGTGGTCAGCCTGGGCATCCTGGTGCTCCGCAAGAAGCGCCCGGACCTGAAGCCGGCCTTCCGGGTTCCGCTCGGCAAGGTGCTGCCCATCGTGTCTGCGGTGCTGTGCCTCTACCTGATGACCAACCTCGCCGTGGAGACCTGGATCTTCTTCGCCTTCTGGCTGGTGCTGGGCCTGGCGATCTACTTCGCCTACGGCCAGCGCCACTCGCGGCTCAATGAGCGTTTCGCCGAAGCCAACGCGTCCGTCAATGGCGCGCCCGGCATGGCGTCACGGACAGCCACCGAGTCTGATGACGAGGACGAGCTGAGCCGGACCTGA
- the htpX gene encoding zinc metalloprotease HtpX — protein MHNHHNGLKTAALFGVLWAVLLGLGGLIGVGTRSSAPIWIMALIGVGTTFYGYWNSDKIAIRSMQAVPVTEAQAPQLYQIVRELSMRANQPMPRIYVSPTMNPNAFATGRNPQNAAVCCTEGILQLLDPRELRGVLGHELMHVYNRDILTSSVAAAVAGVITSVGQMLLFFGGGDRRNANPLAMIAMALLAPFAASLIQMAISRTREYDADEDGSQLTGDPLALASALDKIERGVSLAPLPQDQRLVNASHLMIANPFRGGAMNKLFATHPPMRDRIARLERMAGRQL, from the coding sequence GTGCACAACCATCACAACGGCCTGAAGACCGCGGCGCTTTTCGGGGTGCTGTGGGCGGTGTTGCTTGGCCTCGGCGGGCTCATCGGCGTGGGCACCCGCAGTTCGGCGCCCATCTGGATCATGGCCCTGATCGGCGTCGGCACCACGTTCTACGGCTACTGGAACAGCGACAAGATCGCCATCCGCTCCATGCAGGCCGTCCCTGTGACCGAAGCCCAGGCCCCGCAGCTGTACCAGATTGTCCGCGAGCTCTCCATGCGCGCCAACCAGCCCATGCCGCGGATCTACGTCTCGCCCACCATGAACCCCAACGCCTTCGCCACCGGCCGCAACCCGCAGAACGCGGCCGTCTGCTGCACCGAGGGCATCCTCCAGCTCCTGGACCCGCGCGAACTCCGCGGCGTCCTGGGCCACGAGCTCATGCACGTCTACAACCGCGACATCCTCACCTCGTCCGTGGCGGCTGCCGTCGCCGGCGTGATCACCTCGGTGGGGCAGATGCTGCTGTTCTTCGGCGGCGGGGACCGGCGCAATGCCAACCCGCTGGCCATGATCGCCATGGCCCTCCTGGCACCTTTCGCGGCGTCCCTGATCCAGATGGCCATCTCCCGCACCCGGGAGTACGACGCCGACGAGGACGGTTCGCAGCTCACCGGCGATCCGCTGGCGCTCGCCTCAGCCCTGGACAAGATTGAGCGCGGCGTGAGCCTTGCGCCCTTGCCGCAGGACCAGCGGCTGGTCAACGCCTCGCACCTGATGATCGCCAACCCGTTCCGCGGCGGGGCCATGAACAAGCTGTTCGCCACCCACCCGCCCATGCGGGACCGGATCGCACGGCTGGAGCGGATGGCGGGCCGGCAGCTGTAG
- the efeO gene encoding iron uptake system protein EfeO, which yields MPGFTLPKNTLPKNNLPKTAPCTFRSKRAALAAAVVAVPLILTGCTDNTKTSDTAAGAIDVVSSNSECKVSATSVPSGNLTFSVKNEGTEVTEFYLLAADGLRILGEVENIGPGLSRNLVVTAPAGTYTTACKPGMEGDGIRAALEVTPSGNQQPADADFQHLLDTATTQYASYVKDQGEQLLTGTEQFAAAFAAGDAAKARELYAATRQHWERIEPVAESFGDLDPQLDAREADLEPGQEWTGWHRAEKDLFPPAGYTALTAAERSAIADRMVADTKDLVERTRTLEISADMLGNGAKELLDEVATGKVTGEEEIWSHTDLWDFQANVDGARIAFENLKPALQQKDAALATSLDEKFAALQAELSTHAQGTAFTSYDKLTPEQVQRLASLVDALGEPLSRLTAAVVL from the coding sequence ATGCCTGGCTTCACCCTGCCTAAAAACACCCTGCCTAAAAACAACCTGCCCAAAACTGCCCCCTGCACCTTCCGCAGCAAGCGTGCCGCCCTGGCCGCCGCCGTCGTCGCCGTGCCCTTGATCCTCACGGGCTGCACGGACAACACCAAGACCTCGGACACTGCCGCGGGCGCCATTGACGTCGTCAGCTCGAACAGCGAGTGCAAGGTCTCCGCCACCAGCGTGCCCAGCGGCAACCTCACGTTCTCGGTCAAGAATGAAGGCACCGAGGTCACGGAGTTCTACCTGCTGGCCGCGGACGGGCTGCGCATCCTTGGCGAGGTGGAGAACATCGGCCCGGGCCTGAGCCGCAACCTGGTGGTGACCGCACCCGCCGGCACCTACACCACCGCGTGCAAGCCCGGCATGGAAGGCGACGGGATCAGGGCTGCACTGGAGGTCACCCCGTCCGGCAACCAGCAGCCGGCGGACGCGGATTTCCAGCACCTCCTCGACACCGCCACCACGCAGTACGCGTCCTACGTCAAGGACCAGGGCGAACAGCTGCTCACCGGGACCGAGCAGTTCGCCGCGGCCTTCGCGGCCGGTGACGCGGCGAAGGCGCGCGAACTGTACGCCGCGACGCGCCAGCACTGGGAACGGATTGAGCCCGTCGCGGAGTCCTTCGGGGACCTGGACCCGCAGCTTGACGCCCGCGAGGCCGATCTTGAACCGGGCCAGGAGTGGACCGGGTGGCACCGCGCGGAGAAGGACCTGTTCCCGCCCGCCGGCTACACGGCCTTGACCGCTGCCGAGCGCTCAGCCATCGCCGACCGCATGGTGGCCGACACCAAGGACCTCGTGGAGCGCACGCGCACGCTGGAGATCTCCGCGGACATGCTGGGCAATGGCGCCAAGGAGCTGCTGGATGAAGTTGCCACCGGAAAAGTGACCGGTGAAGAGGAAATCTGGTCCCACACGGACCTCTGGGACTTTCAGGCGAACGTGGACGGTGCCCGCATTGCCTTCGAAAACCTGAAACCGGCCCTGCAGCAGAAGGACGCCGCACTGGCAACATCGCTGGACGAGAAGTTCGCCGCGCTTCAGGCCGAACTCTCCACCCATGCCCAGGGGACCGCCTTCACGTCCTACGACAAGCTGACGCCGGAGCAGGTCCAGCGGCTGGCTTCCCTGGTGGACGCCCTTGGGGAGCCGCTGTCCCGGCTGACGGCGGCGGTGGTCCTGTGA
- a CDS encoding MFS transporter: protein MGKILADVTPLKESPAFRRLWLGSAVSAVGSQLTLVAVSLEVYRLTQDSFYVGLVGIFALVPLIIGGLIGGSIADAHDRRRIALLASTVLWLTTGLIALQAWLQLGNVWVLYLLVALQSGAQAINQPARSAIIPMLIRKELLPAANALSMLSLGLAMTAGPLLVSLLVAWLGFGWTYTIDFASFAFVLWAVYRLPPMPPAGTRSKVGLRSVVEGFRFLGTRPNLRMTFIIDLVAMILAQPRALLPAVAALMIGGGEATVGILLACTAVGAFLVSLFSGPLGSVRRQGTAVVVSVMGWGASIGAFGLVVLLAGPAPDGAVTLWLLPAAACCALAGIADSISSVFRNTILQAAAPDHLRGRLQGVFIVVVYGGPRVGDLLVSGATKLLNEGWVLLLGGALCIAGAWLAAKLQPGFRQYDARNPAP, encoded by the coding sequence GTGGGGAAAATACTTGCCGATGTCACGCCGCTCAAGGAAAGCCCCGCATTCCGCCGGCTGTGGCTGGGATCGGCGGTATCCGCCGTCGGCAGCCAGCTCACGCTGGTGGCCGTCAGCCTCGAGGTGTACCGGCTGACCCAGGACAGCTTCTACGTGGGCCTGGTGGGCATCTTCGCGCTGGTTCCCCTGATAATCGGCGGCCTGATTGGCGGCTCCATCGCGGACGCGCATGACCGCCGCCGCATCGCCCTGCTGGCCTCCACGGTGCTGTGGCTGACCACCGGCCTGATCGCGCTGCAGGCCTGGCTGCAGCTGGGCAACGTGTGGGTGCTGTACCTGCTGGTGGCGCTGCAAAGCGGGGCCCAGGCCATCAATCAGCCGGCCCGCAGCGCCATTATCCCGATGCTTATCCGCAAGGAGCTCCTGCCGGCGGCCAACGCCCTGAGCATGCTGTCCCTGGGCCTTGCCATGACCGCCGGGCCGCTGCTGGTAAGCCTCCTGGTGGCGTGGCTGGGGTTCGGCTGGACCTACACCATCGACTTCGCCAGCTTCGCGTTCGTCCTCTGGGCGGTGTACCGGCTTCCGCCGATGCCTCCGGCAGGCACCCGCAGCAAAGTGGGACTTCGTTCCGTGGTTGAGGGTTTCCGTTTCCTGGGAACGCGCCCCAACCTCCGGATGACCTTCATCATCGACCTCGTGGCCATGATCCTTGCCCAGCCGCGGGCGCTGCTCCCCGCCGTCGCTGCCCTCATGATCGGCGGGGGCGAGGCGACGGTGGGCATCCTGCTGGCCTGCACCGCCGTCGGGGCCTTCCTGGTAAGCCTGTTCTCCGGTCCGCTGGGCAGCGTGCGCCGCCAGGGGACCGCCGTCGTGGTTTCCGTCATGGGCTGGGGTGCCTCCATCGGGGCCTTCGGCCTGGTGGTGCTGCTCGCGGGCCCGGCGCCGGACGGAGCGGTGACCCTGTGGCTGCTGCCCGCCGCCGCCTGCTGCGCCCTCGCCGGGATTGCCGACTCCATCAGCAGCGTCTTTCGCAACACCATCCTGCAGGCCGCGGCCCCTGACCACCTGCGCGGACGCCTGCAGGGCGTGTTCATCGTGGTGGTGTACGGCGGCCCCCGGGTCGGGGACCTGCTGGTAAGCGGCGCGACTAAGCTTCTGAATGAGGGGTGGGTCCTGCTGCTCGGCGGTGCACTGTGCATCGCGGGGGCATGGCTCGCGGCGAAACTCCAGCCCGGCTTCCGGCAGTACGATGCCCGGAACCCGGCGCCCTAG
- a CDS encoding catalase: MTAVSTTQSGAPVTSDAHSKSVGADGAIILTDHYLVEKLAQFNRERVPERVVHAKGGGAFGTFKTTEDISKYTKAAFLQPGVETEMLIRFSSVAGENGSPDTWRDPRGFAVKFYTTEGNYDLVGNNTPVFFIRDGIKFPDFIHSQKRLPGTHLRDADMQWDFWTLSPESAHQVTWLMGDRGLPASWREMQGYGSHTYQWINAEGERFWVKYHFKSNQGVNSMSSEQAEQLAGSDADFYIRDLSENIEAGNFPSWDLHVQVMPYEDAKTYRFNPFDLTKVWPHADYPLIKVGTMELNRNPENYFAQIEQATFAPSNFVPGIAASPDKMLQARIFSYADAHRYRVGTNHAQIPVNQPKNQVNNYSQDGQGRFLFNAPSVPVYAPNTFGGPAAVEPQNAAGGWENDGELTLAAHSLHAEDGDFVQAGALYREVYNEGEKARFLETITGAVGGVKRSDIKERAIQYWTNVDAELGAKLRANLGAGAAPSAPASDAESANKIG; this comes from the coding sequence ATGACTGCCGTTTCCACAACCCAGTCAGGTGCACCGGTTACGTCCGACGCACACTCGAAGTCAGTTGGTGCCGATGGTGCCATCATCCTGACTGACCACTACCTGGTGGAAAAGCTCGCCCAGTTCAACCGTGAGCGGGTTCCGGAGCGCGTAGTGCACGCCAAGGGCGGCGGTGCATTCGGCACGTTCAAGACCACCGAGGACATCTCCAAGTACACCAAGGCAGCGTTCCTGCAGCCTGGCGTCGAGACCGAGATGCTGATCCGCTTCTCCTCCGTGGCGGGCGAGAACGGTTCCCCGGACACCTGGCGCGACCCCCGCGGTTTCGCCGTGAAGTTCTACACCACCGAGGGCAACTACGACCTCGTGGGCAACAACACCCCCGTCTTCTTCATCCGTGACGGCATCAAGTTCCCGGACTTCATCCACTCCCAGAAGCGACTGCCGGGCACCCACCTGCGTGACGCCGACATGCAGTGGGACTTCTGGACCCTGTCCCCCGAGTCCGCCCACCAGGTCACCTGGCTGATGGGTGACCGCGGCCTGCCCGCCTCCTGGCGGGAAATGCAGGGCTACGGCTCGCACACCTACCAGTGGATCAACGCCGAGGGCGAGCGGTTCTGGGTCAAGTACCACTTCAAGTCCAACCAGGGCGTGAACTCCATGAGCTCCGAGCAGGCGGAACAGCTTGCCGGTTCCGACGCGGACTTCTACATCCGCGACCTGTCCGAGAACATCGAAGCCGGCAACTTCCCGTCCTGGGACCTGCACGTGCAGGTCATGCCGTACGAGGATGCCAAGACCTACCGCTTCAACCCGTTCGACCTGACCAAGGTCTGGCCGCACGCGGACTACCCGCTGATCAAGGTGGGCACCATGGAGCTGAACCGGAACCCGGAGAACTACTTCGCGCAGATCGAGCAGGCCACCTTCGCGCCGTCGAACTTCGTGCCCGGCATCGCCGCCAGCCCGGACAAGATGCTGCAGGCCCGCATCTTCTCCTACGCGGACGCACACCGCTACCGCGTGGGCACCAACCACGCCCAGATCCCGGTGAACCAGCCCAAGAACCAGGTCAACAACTACAGCCAGGACGGCCAGGGACGTTTCCTCTTCAACGCCCCCTCGGTTCCGGTCTACGCCCCCAACACGTTTGGCGGCCCGGCTGCCGTTGAGCCGCAGAACGCTGCGGGCGGCTGGGAGAACGACGGCGAGCTGACCCTCGCCGCGCACTCCCTTCACGCCGAGGACGGCGACTTCGTCCAGGCCGGCGCGCTGTACCGCGAGGTCTACAACGAGGGTGAAAAGGCCCGCTTCCTGGAGACCATCACCGGCGCCGTTGGCGGCGTGAAGCGCTCCGACATCAAGGAACGCGCCATCCAGTACTGGACCAACGTCGACGCCGAGCTGGGCGCCAAGCTGCGCGCCAACCTCGGTGCCGGTGCGGCCCCGTCGGCTCCGGCTTCGGACGCTGAGTCCGCCAACAAGATCGGCTGA